The Fervidobacterium pennivorans DNA segment ATCTGATAAAAGTTTTTTGAGAAGTTCGTATTGGATGGGAGTTGTGGGCTGAAAATCATCGACAAAGAGCCATTTGTATTGGGATTTGATTTGAGAGCGGATAGTCGGTTTTTCGTTTAATAGTTTGATTGTTTTAAAAAGTAAGTCTTCAAAATCTAGTATGTTGCGCTTTGCCTTTTCTTGTTCGTAAGCGTTGTAAAATTTCTCAACAAGTGATTTGGCATTTGGCCGATTTTGGAATTGCTTTTCGATAAGTTAAGAAAGTGGAGTGCAGGTGTTGATTGAATCTGAGTACAGACTGTAGAGTATGCTTTCGTGGGCAAGGTAGTAATCTGTGTAAAATGCTTCGATATTTTTGTTTAAACTTAGTAGTTTCATGTACTCTTTTGCATCGTGTTGGTCGAAGATGGTATAGTTTGGTGATATATCTATTTCATTTGCGTATGTTCTGAGCCAGGTGTTGCATATGGTATAGAACGTGCCGGAAAGAATTTTATTTTCACATAGGTTAATTTCTGTTATTTTTTCAACAGTAGAGATTATCTGCTTGGCGGATTTGTTTGTAAATGTGAAGAGCAAGATTTCAGAAGGCTTGACATCACTGAGTAATAGATAGGCAATCTTGTTTGCAATTAGTGTAGTTTTACCAGTCCAGGTCCAGCGAGGAGGATTGTTTTTTTATCGGACATTTTAATAATTCTTCGTTGGTATTCATCGAGACTCTTAAATGCCCAAAACACTTTTGAGGTTTCTTTTTCCATAGTGACAATTCATCCTTTCAAAGCACTTCATATGATAATTTCTTTTTGACCAACTCCCCACTGCAGTGTAGCGGTATTATCTGTTCAATTGGCAAGCTCTTAAGAATAGAGATAGTTTTATCAACCTTTTCCTCGGATGATTTGTAGAGATGAAATCCACCAATGAGGAGTTTGATTTTCTTATCAAACAATTCAAGCGCATCTTGGGCTATGTTTATTATCCCTCTGTGTGCACATCCGGTTATGAGTACAATTCCATCTCCTTCGTCAATGACAAGGTTTAATTCTTCTTCAAAAAAGTCTCTAACCTTTTCGTTGTTCTTTATAATTTGGAAATTAGGGTCTGGTTCTTCAAATTTGTTCCTCATCCATGCAGGTCCAAAGGCATAAATAGAATTGGTTATTTTGATGAGTTTGTCTTTGGCAATAAGAAATTCAAATTGCGTCTTCTGCGCCTTTATTGCGTCTTCACTGCGCCTTTTGCTCCTTTAATAGTGTAGAAAGTGCCCTTCCCTGTTTTTCCAATTCTTTCCAAAATGTTTAATTTTACTAGCTCGTTCAACTCGTACCCAGCCATTCTTTCTTTCACACCAGTTAATTCCTGGTATTCTTTGTTCGTTATTTTTCCAGTTCTTTGTACGTAAATAACTGCCATTATTTGTCTCTCATTTAGACCCATTTTTCTAAGTTTATCTTCAGTATACATGTCTTTGTATAGGTAAACAGAAAAACCTCCATTCTCTTCCTTAAATTCTGGTTCAGGTAAGCCTTGGTTTAGACAAGAGTCGATAATTCTGCTTGTTCCAGTTCCCCATTGTTCTATCATTCTGGCATAGTAAAATACTCTGGCGATAATTCTGTTCCTTGGTTTAGAAATGTGTACAGAGTTTTTCAGATCCTCAACTCTTATTCCTTCAGGTAGTGTTCCGGGGTTCCAAAACCATATTGCATTGTCGAAGATTTTAATTTGCGTATCTTGTTGCACCGCGTAATCTCTGTGGACAAGCGCGTTTATTATTGCTTCTCGTATCGCAATAAGAGGATAGTCCCAAATTTCTTTTCGTTCAGTGGCATTTTCAAAGGAAAATCTGACATTTATATTCTTTTTAATAGCCTCGTAAACTATTTCGAGCTGTCTAAAAAGGTTACCAACAGCATCAACTGTATCAAGTATCGAATTACTCTTGCCAAATCTCCCTATACGCACCCAGGGAGCGTCTATTTGTCTTGATGGGTCTTTTCCGAATAATAAAACTCCGGCATTGTTCAAATACCCATCTTCTGACATTAGTTCAAGATTGTAGAGTACTTTCTCAATCGAATCGTCCTCTGAAATAGCTGATAATCTTTCTTTTGCAAGTTTTTTGAAAAGTTCCACAGTTGAAAGGTCAAGTTGATCGATGGTTACTGAAGTAGGAGATTTCTCCCAAGATTTTCCAAATTTCTTAAATATGAACCTTGTTAATTCTTGACCTGTGAGTTCTACTGTATTGCTTCCTGAACGTACATATATTTTTTCATCATAATAAACGGGAGTATCATATTGTTGGACAGAGATTACGAGTATGTTTTTACCATCAACCACCTTAATCTCTAAAGATGGAATTATCCCAAGGGAGTTTTTTACTTTGTTTGGAATATATTCCAGCAATTTCTGAAAATTTTGAACACCGACAACTTCATGGTTGTCTTTTATGCCGATTATCAGTTGTCCGCCTTTTGTATTTGCGAAAGCACACAAGGTTTTAAGGTATTCATCCTTCCAACTTGTTTTGTATTCAATTTCTTCATTTTCAAACCTCAGGTCTTTCAAGTTTATCCCTCCTGCAGATTCACTGATAATGTTAACTAAAAGTATTGAAACTTTCCAAAAACCGCATTATCCTTATAAAGAGGGGACACCCCCCAACCAACTCTCGACAAAGGAGGTATCCCGATATGAACAACTCAACACTCTCTTGTCCAAAATGCGGTTCCACCAGCTTATACAAAAACGGTCACGACAAATACGGTAACCAACAATTCCTTTGCAAACTCTGCCATCATTCCTTCAAACTTTCCCATTCTCAAAAACGCAAAAACTTTCCTTTCCCATATCCCAAATGCTCTTCTTGTGGTAAAGCTATGGAAATTTACAAAGTCCGTCGCTCTTTCGTTGTCTTCCGTTGTAGAGCTTGTCGTACCAAAGATAGAGTACCTTTTAACCTCCCCGAACCAGTCACCCTTATTCCTGAGAAATTTAAATATTTCCGCTTCCCTATCTTTTTCGTCTTAAAGGCTTTTGTTTTGTATATGAAACACAATATGTCTTATCGCTCTCTTGCTCATTCTCTTAATATCAAAGTATCTCATGTCACCATATACAAATGGGTTATTAAATTGTGTACTTTATTCTCTGTACTTTTCCCAACATTTACCATCGAAAATGTTTTCTCAGTTCATGCTGATGAAACTGTTCTTGTGTTCAAAGAACAAAAGTACTATGTTTGGCTATTAGTTGATCACGAAACTAACTTAATTCTTTGTTGGCATGTCTCAAAGTATCGTGATATGGGACAAGTCAAAGTATTGCTCGAGAAGTTCTTTGGTAATTCAAAACCTAAAAACATTGAACTTATTACTGATGGACTTGGTGCATATGAAAGTGCAGTAAAGCTGTTGTTCAGAAATATCAATCACGTAGTGGTACCGCTCGGTAAAAACAATCAATGTGAATCTAAGTTTTCATTGTTGAAAGACTTTTTCCGACTCAAGCGAGGGCTGAAGAATACGAAGAACTTAGCGAAATATATTCAAGGATTTTGTGTAGTGAAGAATCTTTGGAAAACACACAATGGCAATATCAATTGCATTCTTTCACACTTACACTCTTTCATCACTACAAGTTAACACTATCGATTCACTTACCACCTAAAATGTATACAACATTCCAAATTTCTTCTTGATTAATTCCCCACTGCAGTGTAGCGGTATTATCTGTTCAATTGGCAAGCTCTTAAGGATCGAGATAGCTTTATCAACCTTTTCCTCGGATGATTTGTAAAGATGAAATCCTCCAATAAGGAGTTTGATTTTTTTGTCAAACAATTCAAGCGCATCTTGGGCTATGTTTATTATCCCTCTGTGTGCACATCCGGTTATGAGTACAATTCCATCTCCTTCGTCAATGACAAGGTTTAATTCTTCTTCAAAAAAGTCTCTAATCTTTTCGTTGTTCTTTATAATTTGGAAATTAGAGTCTGGCTCTTCAAATTTGTTCCTCATCCATGCAGGTCCAAAGGCATAAATAGAATTGGTTATTTTGATGAGTTTGTCTTTGACAATAAGAAATTCAAACGAGTCTTTTAGCGCTTCCCAGTCTGTTCCTGTGAATCTGTCATCACTGTATTTGGGTAAGAAAGCGTCTTGTCTAAGATAAACCTTGAACTTCTTGCCAAAAGAAGTCATATATTTCAACCCGCCTGCGTGGTCGTAGTGACCGTGGCTAATGACAATATACTCTACCTTGGTAAGGTTTTTACCAGTGGTACTTGCATTTTTCATGAATACATCAGTTGTACCGGTGTCAAATAGCACGATTGGGTTGCCAGCTTTTTCAACCAGCAAAGAAAAGCCGTGCTCGGAGTGTAGTGGCGGTTGAAGAGTATCATCGCAAAGGATAGTCAAATTAGTAGACCCAATGGTAATTGATGAACTGTTGTTTTGCACTTTTGAGCCTCCTTGTATGTAGTTCACCTCTACAATTATACTACCTTTAAGAATAATCGTGCCCCAGTCGGGGCACGATTTGGTGAATTGAATATTTTGAATATAATGTAACTCAATGTTCCTTTTTGTCACTGGGTATATTACTCCCAAGCAGGTTCAACGTACAGAATAACACTTATTCTTCCGTTGATTATATCTGAGTAGATATCCTTGTCGTAATAGAGTATATCTACAATATTGCTTGGTTCGACATCGTATTGTGCGATATCCATGTGGATAATAACGTAAACCGTTCCATCGTCCATGACAACACTTTTTACATCGAAGTAGTCTGGTATGTAATCGATATAACCGTAATCGTACAAATCTTCCAAAGTAACCTCTTGTGCTCCTTGGTCACGGATGTAATCAGCACATGCATTGAATATTTTGACTATTTCGTCTGCTATCTCGTATTCGAGCTCAGAATAGCTAATTTCTTCTGTTGTTACTTCTTCTGTTGCTGTTTCTTCTGTCGTGTATTCTTCTTCATACTCTTCCTCATATTCTTGTTCGTAGTATTCTTCTTCGTGGTATTCTTCTTCATAGTATTCTTCGTCCCGTTCCTCTTCATATGTTTCTTCAAAATATGGTTCTACTACTTCTTCTAACTTTTCAAGGAACCAGGCTAAGTTATCAAACTCTCCAGTTATTGACAAATTACCATTGTCCAAAATTTCAGTTTTTATACTAAGTGTTGCCGAGCTTTCTTCATCAGAGTAGTTCATGTAGAGTATAAACGAAGCGTTTTCAGTTAGTGACTTTAGCAAGGTTTTGTCTATCTCGATTGGGAATACGTTTATTTTTTGATTTTCGACAACTACTTGATATCCCGTGCTTGAGAGTTGATTTTTTAGTATTGATGCTATAAATTTCGCATCTTGTTCGTTTTCGGGTTTGATTATACCAGAGAACGTGAAGTATCCATCAAAACTTGCAGAAAATGCAACTGATTTAAAGATGTCCAAGAATTCGAATATCTGTTGAAAATCTTCAAAAATATCTAAGTCCCAGTCACCGGTTCCGGTTAGTATGGAAGTGTCACCAATCTGACTTGTGTCTAAAGCGAGAATAAAGTTAGCTCCATCCAGATAGGAAAGTCCTTTCAGGATACCTCTTCTGGTAAGTACTAGTTTTTTCTCGTAGTCAGAAAATGTTTTGTTAATTGTAATTTTGAAGCTATAGTTTTCGCCTTTCTTGGTGATAACAATTTCATCATAGATAGGAATGCCAAAATAATCTCCAAACGTGTATAAGAGTTCGCCTATGAATGACTTTTTGTATGTCTTAAAGTAAGCTATAACGTCATCTTTTGTTAATAGAGATATACTCGAAATCTTGGCATTTAGCATGTCTTTTGTGAACATGGAGATGTCCTTGTTAAAACACAGATAAATATTATCGTTTGAGCGTATGATACAGAGTTTTTTGTTATCAATTGTAACTATCGATGGTTGGTTGACCGTTAGTTTTGGGATTTGAATATTGGCATCAAACATATAATTAATCAAAAACTCTAAACTCTTGTCACCAATCTTTCCTGGGAGCACTATACCTATTGGTGAACCGATCAAGACCTTAGGTGAAAAATCTTCGAGCTCATCAAAAATTGAAAGGCTTAGTGCACTACCTAACGAAAATTTTCCATACACAGAGATTATTGGAGTTATGCCTGCTTCTTGAAGAATGGCTGTAAGTTCTTGGTCACCGATGTTATTGATGTTAAAGTACATAACGAAATCGGAGTTTCCTGGAACGAATATGGTGATAGCGAATAGATAGAATGACGATAACAGCGTGCTCAAAACAACCAACAAAATAAGCTTTCTTGCCATACTGATACCCCCTTTCTATAAAGTTCGGAACTGACTTTTTGACGATTTGAAGCCATCCATCCGTTTATGGTTCAAATTGAAGCAAAACAGTGTAACTTAATTATACCATTAGTTTTTAGGATTTTTTACGACTACCTTTGTAACTAAAATAACTAAAAATCCTGGGAAAAACCCAGGATTTTCGTTTGTTCTTGCTTCAGAACTTTATTTGTCTTCTTTTTCCTCAAACGCTTTAAGCGCTTCTAAAACGAGAGTTATGTAGGCAAGCGCTGGTCCTCCGCCCATTAAGCCCGCAACCTTTGCCGCTTCAAGAATTTCTTCACGAGTTGCTCCTGCATCAAGAGCATTTTTTGTGTGGACAGCAATACAATATGAACATCTCTCAGAAACGGCAATAGCAACCGCTATCAATGCTTTTTGCTTAGCACTCAAAGCACCTGGTTTCTCCGCTTCCTTGAAAAAGTTCATGAAAGCATCAACATACGCCTTATCAGACTTTGCAAGTTCTTTCATGGTGTTCATAAAGTCGTTCACTGATTTTCGTGCATCCATCTTGATACCTCCAGTCTTTCGATTTGTGTTGCAGCCGTACATGTTAATTTTATCACAGATAATAGATTAGGCAAGACTAAGGTGGTTATTGTAGACTTATCGTAATACAGTCTTAAAAGCCTATATATTTGATTCTTTTATGGTAAAATAGTCTTTGCATGTGCCAATCAATAACCATTCTTGCAGGAGTTGATGGTTGTGATAACAACAATTCTCGGAGGTTTACTGTTGTTAGGAAAAACTATTATTCTTTTTGTTGTTACCATGTTTGAGTCGTTGAGGAATGAAGGATTGGGACTCATTTCACTACTGATTTTTCTTCTAACTGGTTTATTGGTATTTGAAGGGTACAGAGAAATTAGAAATAGGATAAGTTCAGATAAGGATAGGAAAAATAATGATACCGAAATGTGGTTACATAAGTTTGCTGATTTCCTGTCAGTAGTGATAGGTGCGGTAGTTACTTTCTATCTAAATAATCATATCGGACTGGGTGCGGTCGCTGCAGCTGGGATTGTTGGAATTCTTGGTTTTGTTGTTGCATCAAAATATGAAGTGCCCATTTATTGTGGTAGCTTTGTAGGAATGAGTTCAGCAAATGTATATGACTTCGAACATCTGTTAATAGCTTCCGTACTTGCCGGGGTAATTTTTGTCATTACTAAGCGTATATTCAAAGGATTTGGAGGTAAGCTTGGGACTATAGCGCTCCTTGGTGCTGTTTTAAGTGCTGTTATCACTGGGCGAGAATTTACGAAAAGTTCGTTGCCTGAATGGGAAGTAGGGCTTTTGATAATGTTTTTTGCTATAATCGGAATTTTGGCAACTTACATATTGAATGTGAGGTTTGGAAAAAGTCCTGTGCTAAGTTCAGCAACAATTGGGCTCATCGGAGGACTTGTCTTACCTGAAATATTTCCAGAGATAGGTCAGATTTTGGCATTGGTTGTTATCTGTGCTTCGTTTGCTGGGATGTCAAGTAAGGAGAGACTACCAAACGAGTTTTATGCGGTTATCGCTGGGATGTTTTGTGGTGTAATCTTCATTTTTAGTGCCCCGTATTTTGGAGGTGCGGGTGGAAAGCTTGGAACGATAGCTTTCGGAGCGGTTATTTCAGTAGCTGCACTCAGAAGGTTCGGAGTGTTGTTTAAAAAGTAAATTACCGATGCCGTTAGTTAACAAAAAAGGTCTGGAAAAAACCCAGACCTTTTGTTTTTTATCTTTCGTTCAGCACTTTGTGCATATTTTTACAAGTGCATCGAGTGCTGCTGCATTTATTGGGTAAGTTACAGGTGAAGCGGTCACGAGTGGATGAGTTGCGACTTGCATAGTGTTAAGTTCGTTTGCTGTTAGACCTTTTTGGATTGCAAGGCTTAGTATATTAATCATTTCCCCAACACTATCGCCTCCAACTACCTGAGCACCTATAAGAACTCCTGATGTTCTTGAGAAGATGAGTTTAACTTCGATTTTCTTTGCACCTGGTAAAGCCCCCGGATGTCTATCCATAGATACGGCTTTTCCAACCACGTAATCAAATCCATCTTCTTTGGCAAATCTTTCGATTATACCAGCAACTCCATAAGTTTTATCAAATATCTTCGTAGAGAATGCACTTACAGTGCCTCTGTTCTCTCTGATGAACTTGATACCATACAGGTTAGCTGCTGCAATTTTTGCTTCCATAGCTGCAGTTGATGCAAGAAGTATTGGAACATGCCTGCTGGTGAAGAAGTCTCTTTTAAGTGCACAGTCACCAACAGCAAAGATATCTGGAGCACTTGTTCTCATGTATTCATCAACTACTATGGCACCTTTTCTTGTGAGGTCAAGTCCAAGCTGTTTTGCAAGCTCTGTATTTGGCGTGACACCCATGGAGAGTATGACTGCTTCTGCTTTAACTCTTTCCCCACTTTCAAATTCCACTTCTTCTACCTTGCCGTTTCCAAGAATTGCTTTGACTTTCGTTCCCAGTTTGAGTGTAACCCCGTGGCTTTCGAGGTCTTGTTCCGCAATCGCTGCAAATTCGTCATCAAATGCTTGCCAAAGTATCTTGTGGGCTATTTCAACAAGTGTTACGTGTTTACCAGCAAGCGCGAGTTGTTCAGCAAATTCTACACCAATAAAACCTCCACCAATTATAACAACTTCATTAATCTCTTTGAGCTTACTGAGCATGTTTGAAAGATATTCTTCATCTTTGATAATTGGGAAGACGTTTTCAAGGTCGTGTCCAGGTAGCCACTTTGGAATAACCGGCAGTGAACCTGTTGCAAGAACAAGTTTGTCCCATTTGATTTCTTCACCACTCTTCAAAATCGCTACTTTTTTGTCTTTGTCAATACTAATGACCTCGTCTATGAGTAGTTCAACGCCAGCACTTTTAACCATTTCATCATGAATTCTGTTCTTTGAGGTGTCATAGAGAGTACCAAATATGTAAGGAATCCCACAAGGAACCATAACTGTTTTATTTTTCCTTACCACGACGACCCTCTTGTCTGGATAGATTCTTTTTGCCGTGGTTGCTGTAAGTATACCTCCTGCACTACCACCGATAACTAAAATGTCTGTTTCAATCACAAATAACTCCTCCTCTTTCTAGTAAGATAATGTAGACTAAAAATATTGAAACTTTCCAAAAACCGCATTATCGTTTAAATAGGTAACACCCCCAACTAACTCTTGACAAAAGCAGGTTTCCCAAGATGAATAACTCATCGTTTCCTTTCTTTATACCTATCCAACTCAGCTCTAATTTGGTTTATTACTAGCGTAAATACAGCTGCATCATCCATCCAACCAAGAACAGGAATAAAATCTGCTATAGCGTCAATGGGAGTAACAAAATAAATTACTGCTCCCAAAATAGCTAAGATTGTTCCTGTTGAAACTTTATATGTTCCACTTAACCAATCGCCTAATAATCCAAACATAAGTTGAATATCATCCCATATTTTGTCTAAAGGCCCTTGTTTTTTAGCCTTTTTCGTAGCTTGTTCTAAAAGATTTCTGGTTTTCTCTCTATCATTTATATATTCTTCAGCTTTATTCCTATATTTTTTATATTCAGATTCGTATTCAGAATTGTTCATAAATAATACCTCCTGCATAAATTGAATTATAGATATCTATAAAAACAGCTATATGATTTGCAGCGGTCAAGCCATTTTGTAACACTTTAACCTAACAGTCTTGCATAGGTATCTCTCCTTTCTTATCGGTTTATTACATCTATTAGGTTGATGTGTTACAACTTTAGTATACACTTTAATTATATCATAATCGTCCTCGTCCGAATATTTCAAATACTTTATTTTTTCTTTCTTTACATTCAACCGACTTTTTAGACCTTTCAACGCTTTTACTTTGCTGTCGAACCACTTCGTTTTTACCTATCTTTCATCCCCTGAAATGCATAGGCTTTAGATGTCATTTTTCAAAGATTCAAAAAGTTGTTTTTTAGCTGCTAAATTGAGTCTCATTCCCATCACCTCCAAGTGAATGCGTACTACGAAACAAAAAAGCCCTGGAATAAACCAGGGCTTCGTACATTATCTACTCAGATGTTTTGTCTTTGGGGGATGATATTGATACAATAAAAG contains these protein-coding regions:
- a CDS encoding MBL fold metallo-hydrolase — encoded protein: MRNKFEEPDPNFQIIKNNEKVRDFFEEELNLVIDEGDGIVLITGCAHRGIINIAQDALELFDKKIKLLIGGFHLYKSSEEKVDKTISILKSLPIEQIIPLHCSGELVKKKLSYEVL
- a CDS encoding AlbA family DNA-binding domain-containing protein, translated to MKDLRFENEEIEYKTSWKDEYLKTLCAFANTKGGQLIIGIKDNHEVVGVQNFQKLLEYIPNKVKNSLGIIPSLEIKVVDGKNILVISVQQYDTPVYYDEKIYVRSGSNTVELTGQELTRFIFKKFGKSWEKSPTSVTIDQLDLSTVELFKKLAKERLSAISEDDSIEKVLYNLELMSEDGYLNNAGVLLFGKDPSRQIDAPWVRIGRFGKSNSILDTVDAVGNLFRQLEIVYEAIKKNINVRFSFENATERKEIWDYPLIAIREAIINALVHRDYAVQQDTQIKIFDNAIWFWNPGTLPEGIRVEDLKNSVHISKPRNRIIARVFYYARMIEQWGTGTSRIIDSCLNQGLPEPEFKEENGGFSVYLYKDMYTEDKLRKMGLNERQIMAVIYVQRTGKITNKEYQELTGVKERMAGYELNELVKLNILERIGKTGKGTFYTIKGAKGAVKTQ
- a CDS encoding DDE-type integrase/transposase/recombinase, coding for MNNSTLSCPKCGSTSLYKNGHDKYGNQQFLCKLCHHSFKLSHSQKRKNFPFPYPKCSSCGKAMEIYKVRRSFVVFRCRACRTKDRVPFNLPEPVTLIPEKFKYFRFPIFFVLKAFVLYMKHNMSYRSLAHSLNIKVSHVTIYKWVIKLCTLFSVLFPTFTIENVFSVHADETVLVFKEQKYYVWLLVDHETNLILCWHVSKYRDMGQVKVLLEKFFGNSKPKNIELITDGLGAYESAVKLLFRNINHVVVPLGKNNQCESKFSLLKDFFRLKRGLKNTKNLAKYIQGFCVVKNLWKTHNGNINCILSHLHSFITTS
- a CDS encoding MBL fold metallo-hydrolase, translated to MQNNSSSITIGSTNLTILCDDTLQPPLHSEHGFSLLVEKAGNPIVLFDTGTTDVFMKNASTTGKNLTKVEYIVISHGHYDHAGGLKYMTSFGKKFKVYLRQDAFLPKYSDDRFTGTDWEALKDSFEFLIVKDKLIKITNSIYAFGPAWMRNKFEEPDSNFQIIKNNEKIRDFFEEELNLVIDEGDGIVLITGCAHRGIINIAQDALELFDKKIKLLIGGFHLYKSSEEKVDKAISILKSLPIEQIIPLHCSGELIKKKFGMLYTF
- a CDS encoding carboxymuconolactone decarboxylase family protein produces the protein MDARKSVNDFMNTMKELAKSDKAYVDAFMNFFKEAEKPGALSAKQKALIAVAIAVSERCSYCIAVHTKNALDAGATREEILEAAKVAGLMGGGPALAYITLVLEALKAFEEKEDK
- a CDS encoding FAD-dependent oxidoreductase; amino-acid sequence: MIETDILVIGGSAGGILTATTAKRIYPDKRVVVVRKNKTVMVPCGIPYIFGTLYDTSKNRIHDEMVKSAGVELLIDEVISIDKDKKVAILKSGEEIKWDKLVLATGSLPVIPKWLPGHDLENVFPIIKDEEYLSNMLSKLKEINEVVIIGGGFIGVEFAEQLALAGKHVTLVEIAHKILWQAFDDEFAAIAEQDLESHGVTLKLGTKVKAILGNGKVEEVEFESGERVKAEAVILSMGVTPNTELAKQLGLDLTRKGAIVVDEYMRTSAPDIFAVGDCALKRDFFTSRHVPILLASTAAMEAKIAAANLYGIKFIRENRGTVSAFSTKIFDKTYGVAGIIERFAKEDGFDYVVGKAVSMDRHPGALPGAKKIEVKLIFSRTSGVLIGAQVVGGDSVGEMINILSLAIQKGLTANELNTMQVATHPLVTASPVTYPINAAALDALVKICTKC
- a CDS encoding YkvA family protein; amino-acid sequence: MNNSEYESEYKKYRNKAEEYINDREKTRNLLEQATKKAKKQGPLDKIWDDIQLMFGLLGDWLSGTYKVSTGTILAILGAVIYFVTPIDAIADFIPVLGWMDDAAVFTLVINQIRAELDRYKERKR